A region from the Natronorubrum halophilum genome encodes:
- a CDS encoding AAA family ATPase produces MFALRVLAIVVLLICTPVTMICGGVAATGGATVEMTDGATAQNETDAHRDPGTVDEDGDLEAVEQWLVSRMSDLLAESSAELSDGDTDSARASQEEYQRRLEQLEDISGEVGAQEEVALFEQLGVEQEQLIDQVEEYETLEAEYAAAREDGDEERARELARELDEQRIEIEETTQTLDETSRTVSTETGMDTTESRETIDSIEAEIDANATEIQEEALNGTELEIDADEDISFQEPLEAEGTITTTDGEPIDADEIELLVENETIVTELDDGEFEFEYRPTDLPLDTESLTVEYVPASDSPYASTETDVPVSVEQVEPTLTVSELPSEVAYEDNVTIESELEVDDEAVDGIPIAAELDRAGSDETIELADNETTNGSAAIDGPVPADIPDGEYELVVGVPFADRAIAGVTSRESIVVAETDTELEIEVDQLVREADREVAVRGTFVTADGEEISRQPIEVFVGGVSVGTAVTDRNGEFDEVVPLPEDVGSGEVEVTGAYDGEETNLESASATSTVAVPSDGIIGMTMSLERWVGLGIIVAVGLFAGSQLYRRRNRHGTPLDEDATWEPLSSADVDRVSETTDPLLLRASDQLSNDRPDDAVRTCYTAVRNLLTERAGIPRSITPRELLTAAEDDESFLPQEPRQTDENDESVSHSERLLTVVNGHERAAYRPGGISTEEARAVLERSVELCEGDETE; encoded by the coding sequence ATGTTCGCTCTCCGCGTCCTCGCAATCGTCGTTTTGCTGATCTGTACACCAGTGACGATGATCTGCGGTGGAGTCGCCGCCACCGGAGGGGCAACGGTCGAAATGACCGACGGGGCGACGGCACAAAACGAGACCGACGCCCATCGAGATCCGGGGACGGTCGACGAAGACGGCGATCTGGAAGCCGTCGAGCAGTGGCTCGTCAGCCGGATGAGCGATCTGCTCGCCGAGAGTTCGGCCGAACTCAGCGACGGCGACACCGACAGTGCGAGAGCGTCCCAGGAAGAGTACCAACGACGCCTCGAACAGCTCGAGGACATTTCGGGTGAGGTCGGGGCCCAAGAGGAGGTCGCGTTGTTCGAACAACTCGGCGTCGAGCAGGAGCAGTTGATCGACCAGGTCGAGGAGTACGAAACGCTCGAGGCCGAGTACGCGGCGGCTCGCGAGGACGGAGACGAGGAGCGGGCGCGAGAGCTCGCTCGCGAACTCGACGAGCAGCGGATCGAGATCGAAGAGACGACGCAGACGCTCGACGAAACGTCCAGGACGGTCTCGACCGAAACCGGGATGGACACGACCGAGTCGCGCGAGACGATCGATTCCATCGAAGCGGAAATCGACGCCAACGCGACGGAGATACAGGAGGAAGCGTTAAACGGCACTGAACTGGAGATCGATGCCGACGAGGACATCTCGTTTCAGGAGCCGCTCGAGGCCGAGGGCACCATAACGACGACTGACGGCGAGCCGATCGACGCCGACGAGATCGAGTTGCTCGTCGAGAACGAAACGATCGTCACGGAACTCGATGACGGCGAGTTCGAGTTCGAGTACCGGCCGACCGATCTTCCGCTCGATACGGAGTCGTTGACGGTAGAGTACGTTCCTGCATCCGACTCGCCGTACGCGTCGACCGAGACCGACGTCCCGGTCTCGGTCGAACAGGTCGAACCGACGCTGACGGTGTCGGAACTGCCGTCCGAGGTGGCGTACGAAGACAACGTCACGATCGAATCCGAACTGGAAGTCGATGATGAGGCGGTCGACGGCATTCCGATCGCCGCCGAACTGGACCGCGCCGGGAGCGACGAAACGATCGAACTGGCCGACAACGAGACGACGAACGGATCGGCCGCCATCGACGGTCCCGTTCCGGCCGACATTCCGGACGGGGAGTACGAACTCGTCGTCGGGGTTCCGTTCGCCGATCGAGCGATCGCGGGCGTCACCTCCCGCGAGTCGATCGTCGTCGCCGAGACGGACACCGAACTCGAGATCGAAGTCGACCAGCTCGTACGCGAAGCCGACCGCGAGGTGGCAGTCCGCGGGACGTTCGTGACGGCTGACGGCGAGGAGATCAGTCGCCAGCCCATCGAGGTGTTCGTCGGTGGCGTCTCGGTCGGGACGGCTGTCACCGATCGGAACGGGGAGTTCGACGAGGTCGTCCCGCTCCCCGAAGATGTCGGATCCGGAGAAGTCGAGGTGACGGGCGCATACGACGGCGAAGAGACGAACCTAGAGAGCGCGTCGGCGACGTCGACTGTGGCCGTTCCAAGCGACGGTATCATCGGGATGACCATGTCCCTCGAGCGGTGGGTCGGGCTGGGGATTATCGTCGCCGTCGGTCTCTTCGCCGGGAGTCAGCTGTATCGACGGCGAAACCGTCACGGAACGCCCCTCGACGAAGACGCCACGTGGGAGCCCCTTTCGTCCGCGGACGTCGACCGCGTCTCGGAGACGACTGACCCGCTCCTCCTACGTGCGTCCGATCAGCTATCGAACGACCGTCCCGACGACGCGGTTCGGACGTGTTACACCGCCGTCCGCAACCTGCTCACCGAGCGTGCCGGTATCCCGCGATCGATAACCCCTCGAGAGCTGCTCACGGCGGCCGAGGACGACGAATCGTTCCTCCCGCAGGAGCCGCGTCAGACGGACGAAAACGACGAGTCGGTTTCCCACTCGGAGCGACTTCTGACGGTCGTCAACGGTCACGAGCGGG